From a single Proteiniborus ethanoligenes genomic region:
- a CDS encoding asparagine synthase: MREGLIPTLLGTAVTGAALATRVPDIRRRGIQKNEVGTMIATGLVGFGLAHIVLGSIDLFQGR, from the coding sequence ATACGAGAAGGGTTGATACCAACGTTGTTAGGAACAGCAGTTACTGGAGCAGCTCTAGCAACTAGGGTTCCAGACATTAGAAGAAGAGGAATACAAAAAAATGAAGTAGGTACTATGATAGCCACAGGCTTAGTAGGATTTGGTTTAGCCCACATTGTATTAGGAAGTATAGACTTATTTCAAGGAAGATAG
- a CDS encoding spore coat protein, which produces MYIDKYLTEKDLLTDLVYSQRQIWNTYDCALIESSCQDLKEILLKCQLNILQNQSSISKAMEIRGWSAVNPASENKIESFIH; this is translated from the coding sequence ATGTATATAGATAAATACCTTACGGAAAAAGATTTATTGACTGATCTTGTTTATTCTCAAAGGCAAATATGGAATACATATGACTGTGCATTAATAGAGTCTTCCTGCCAAGACTTAAAGGAAATTCTTTTAAAATGTCAATTGAATATTCTTCAAAACCAGTCTTCTATTTCAAAGGCCATGGAAATAAGAGGGTGGAGTGCTGTTAATCCAGCTAGTGAAAACAAAATAGAGAGTTTTATTCATTAA
- the guaB gene encoding IMP dehydrogenase codes for MEKFIQEGLTFDDVLLVPAKSEILPKDVRTNTNLTKKIKLNIPIMSAGMDTVTDCRMAIAIAREGGIGIIHKNMSIENQAMEVDKVKRSEHGVITDPFYLSPNHILSDALELMERYRISGVPIIDENKKLVGIITNRDIRFETDSSKKIFDVMTKENLITAEPGITMDEAQEKMKKYKIEKLPLIDANGTLVGLITIKDIEKTLEYPNAAKDKTGRLLAGAAVGVTLDIMDRVKALVKAKVDVIVVDTAHGHSKGVIEAVERIKKEYPDLQLIAGNVATAEATEELIRAGADAVKVGIGPGSICTTRVVAGVGVPQITAIYDCSQAAKKYGIPIIGDGGIKYSGDIVKAIAAGADVVMIGSMFAGTEESPGEMELYEGRRFKVYRGMGSLGAMAAGSKDRYFQENNKKLVPEGIEGRVPYRGPLSDIVYQMIGGLKAGMGYCGTATIEDLKEKSQFIKITNAGLLESHPHDVYITKEAPNYSKTY; via the coding sequence ATGGAAAAATTTATTCAAGAAGGATTAACCTTTGACGATGTACTTTTAGTACCAGCAAAATCAGAAATACTCCCAAAGGATGTAAGAACAAATACAAATCTTACAAAAAAAATCAAGCTTAACATTCCTATTATGAGTGCTGGAATGGATACGGTAACAGATTGTAGAATGGCTATAGCAATTGCTAGAGAAGGTGGTATTGGAATAATCCATAAAAATATGTCTATTGAAAACCAAGCTATGGAGGTAGATAAGGTAAAAAGATCAGAGCATGGAGTAATAACAGATCCATTCTATTTGTCACCAAATCATATATTGTCAGATGCCCTTGAATTAATGGAAAGATATAGAATATCAGGAGTTCCTATAATTGATGAAAATAAAAAGCTAGTAGGAATAATAACAAATAGAGATATAAGATTTGAAACAGATTCTTCTAAGAAAATATTTGATGTGATGACAAAAGAGAATTTAATTACTGCAGAACCGGGTATAACTATGGATGAGGCTCAAGAAAAAATGAAGAAATATAAAATAGAAAAACTTCCCCTGATTGATGCTAATGGAACCTTAGTAGGCTTGATAACTATAAAGGATATTGAAAAAACATTAGAATATCCTAATGCGGCAAAGGATAAAACAGGTAGATTGCTAGCTGGGGCAGCAGTTGGCGTTACATTAGACATTATGGACAGAGTAAAAGCCCTTGTTAAAGCTAAAGTAGATGTAATAGTTGTAGATACAGCTCATGGCCATTCAAAAGGTGTTATAGAGGCTGTTGAAAGGATAAAGAAGGAATACCCTGATTTACAGCTTATAGCAGGGAATGTAGCCACAGCAGAGGCAACAGAAGAGCTTATAAGAGCCGGAGCAGATGCAGTAAAGGTTGGCATAGGACCAGGCTCAATATGTACTACTAGAGTAGTAGCAGGTGTAGGAGTACCTCAAATCACCGCAATATATGATTGCTCCCAAGCAGCTAAAAAATATGGTATACCTATAATAGGAGATGGTGGGATAAAATATTCTGGAGATATAGTTAAGGCCATAGCAGCAGGCGCAGATGTAGTTATGATAGGCTCAATGTTTGCAGGAACAGAGGAAAGTCCTGGAGAAATGGAGCTATACGAAGGAAGAAGATTTAAGGTTTATAGAGGCATGGGCTCCCTTGGTGCTATGGCGGCTGGAAGTAAGGACAGATATTTCCAAGAGAATAATAAAAAGCTTGTTCCAGAAGGAATAGAGGGAAGAGTACCATATAGAGGTCCTTTAAGTGACATAGTCTACCAGATGATAGGTGGCTTAAAGGCTGGAATGGGTTATTGTGGCACTGCAACTATTGAAGATCTAAAAGAAAAGAGTCAATTTATAAAAATAACTAATGCAGGATTATTAGAAAGTCATCCTCACGATGTTTATATTACAAAAGAAGCTCCAAACTATAGTAAAACCTACTAA